One genomic region from Caldisericaceae bacterium encodes:
- a CDS encoding cysteine hydrolase → MRALIIVDMLKDFVEDWGALRIDGAKTIIPYIKSLKEEFVKENNPVIYICDSHDANDKEFNIWPPHCVEGTEGAEIVDELKNSEKDIVIKKKTYSGFFSTNLDETLKALNVDKLYIVGVATNICVHYTASDAILRGYEVFIPWKGTKGITKEDEAYMKKHFTNVLKTKIIEG, encoded by the coding sequence ATGAGAGCATTAATAATCGTAGATATGCTTAAAGATTTTGTTGAAGATTGGGGTGCATTAAGAATAGATGGTGCAAAAACTATTATACCATACATTAAAAGCCTAAAAGAAGAATTCGTTAAAGAAAATAACCCAGTAATTTATATTTGTGATAGCCACGATGCAAACGACAAAGAGTTTAATATCTGGCCTCCTCACTGCGTTGAAGGAACAGAAGGAGCAGAAATTGTTGATGAATTAAAAAATAGTGAAAAAGATATTGTGATAAAAAAGAAAACTTATTCTGGATTCTTTAGCACAAACTTAGATGAAACTCTAAAAGCATTAAATGTTGATAAACTGTACATTGTAGGTGTTGCAACGAATATTTGTGTCCACTATACAGCATCTGATGCAATTCTAAGAGGTTATGAAGTGTTTATACCGTGGAAAGGGACAAAAGGAATAACAAAAGAAGACGAAGCATACATGAAGAAACATTTTACGAACGTCTTAAAAACTAAAATTATTGAGGGGTAA
- the bcp gene encoding thioredoxin-dependent thiol peroxidase yields MVNINEKATDFELQDAYNKTHRLSDYRGKTVVLYFYPKALTSGCTKEADDFRDNYEILKELNAEVIGISGDKPETLKKFIEKENLPFVLLSDTDYSVCKTYEVYVKKSMYGKTYFGIERTTIIIDKEGIIRKIYRKVKVNGHVQDVINSIKSMEV; encoded by the coding sequence ATGGTAAACATTAATGAGAAAGCAACAGATTTCGAATTACAAGATGCTTACAACAAAACACATAGACTGAGCGATTATAGGGGAAAAACGGTAGTGCTCTATTTTTACCCGAAAGCTCTTACATCTGGCTGCACTAAAGAAGCAGATGACTTTAGAGACAACTACGAAATTCTAAAAGAGTTAAATGCCGAAGTTATTGGAATAAGTGGAGACAAACCTGAAACCTTAAAAAAATTCATTGAGAAAGAAAACTTGCCTTTTGTTCTTCTGTCTGATACCGATTACTCTGTTTGTAAGACTTACGAAGTGTATGTAAAAAAGAGTATGTATGGAAAAACTTACTTTGGAATTGAAAGAACAACGATTATAATTGATAAAGAAGGTATCATAAGGAAGATTTATAGGAAAGTAAAAGTTAACGGACATGTTCAAGATGTAATAAACTCTATTAAAAGTATGGAGGTTTAG
- a CDS encoding PD-(D/E)XK nuclease family protein: MTETISYLESPLEISVSDVLTFTKCKRAFAYKLDGKKVNFRFEKSTYTGIKTHKILSDFARYFEANLFERSLEKKSFNEIYYYLRSLFFNSVKKELETDRLSSYDEIMEFLDNFSGYIASIIEKTKNTQIFTFPEKPIKFELFKNLYIKGRIDVLINDGEKLRLIDYKTKSENVNDDTIQLSLYYKGLKEAYNRKVIPTVLYFEKNWINSEELDEDLINNVLNLITSELKKFFKKYKTQNYEFEVESFEYCKFCSLKNTPKCKLLRNSSI; this comes from the coding sequence ATGACGGAGACTATTTCATACTTAGAAAGCCCGCTTGAAATTTCAGTTTCTGATGTGCTTACTTTTACGAAATGCAAAAGAGCCTTTGCGTATAAACTTGATGGTAAAAAGGTTAATTTTAGATTTGAAAAGTCAACCTACACTGGCATAAAAACACATAAAATTCTAAGTGACTTTGCAAGGTATTTTGAAGCAAATCTATTTGAAAGGAGCTTAGAAAAAAAATCGTTTAATGAGATTTATTATTACTTGAGAAGTCTTTTCTTTAATTCTGTAAAAAAAGAGTTAGAGACCGACAGACTTTCATCTTACGATGAAATTATGGAGTTTTTGGACAATTTTTCTGGATACATTGCAAGTATCATAGAAAAAACTAAAAATACACAGATATTTACTTTCCCAGAAAAACCAATTAAGTTTGAACTGTTTAAAAATCTATACATAAAAGGCAGAATTGACGTTTTAATTAATGATGGAGAAAAATTAAGACTCATAGATTACAAAACTAAAAGTGAAAATGTTAATGACGATACAATTCAATTATCACTTTATTACAAGGGCTTAAAAGAAGCATACAACCGTAAAGTAATACCAACAGTCTTATATTTTGAAAAGAACTGGATTAATTCAGAAGAGTTAGACGAAGATTTAATAAATAATGTTCTCAATCTAATAACTTCGGAACTAAAAAAATTTTTCAAAAAATACAAAACTCAAAATTACGAATTTGAGGTTGAATCTTTTGAATACTGCAAATTCTGTAGCCTAAAAAACACACCCAAATGCAAATTACTTAGAAATTCCTCTATATAA